A single window of Syntrophus aciditrophicus SB DNA harbors:
- the rph gene encoding ribonuclease PH, which translates to MRKNRRHEDELREVKITRNYLKHPQGSVLIEVGDTKVICTAALEAKVPPFLRNSGKGWLTAEYAMLPMATQERNQRESVRGHIGGRTHEIQRLIGRSLRAVTDLDSLGENTVYIDCDVIQADGGTRTASITGSFVALVDLFRKMKEKGICETMPIRDYVSAVSVGVVDGQLLLDLEYEEDSRADVDMNVVMTGAGEFIEVQGTAERVPFGRDRLTAMVELAGRGIRKLTEVQREILGGQI; encoded by the coding sequence TTGAGGAAAAATCGTCGTCATGAGGATGAACTTCGGGAAGTGAAAATCACCCGGAATTATTTGAAGCACCCCCAGGGGTCAGTCCTCATTGAAGTCGGGGATACAAAGGTAATCTGTACAGCGGCATTGGAAGCAAAGGTCCCGCCCTTTCTGAGAAATTCAGGAAAAGGTTGGTTGACAGCTGAATATGCGATGCTTCCCATGGCTACCCAGGAACGAAACCAGAGGGAATCTGTGCGGGGCCATATCGGGGGAAGAACTCATGAAATCCAGAGGCTGATTGGCAGATCCCTTCGAGCAGTAACCGATCTGGACAGTTTGGGCGAGAATACCGTCTACATTGACTGTGACGTCATTCAAGCTGATGGGGGAACAAGAACAGCGTCCATCACAGGAAGTTTTGTGGCCTTGGTTGATCTTTTCCGAAAAATGAAGGAAAAGGGCATCTGCGAGACCATGCCGATACGGGATTACGTGTCCGCAGTAAGTGTGGGCGTCGTTGACGGTCAACTCCTGCTTGATTTGGAATACGAAGAGGATTCGCGTGCGGACGTGGATATGAATGTGGTCATGACGGGCGCAGGCGAATTTATTGAAGTGCAGGGAACGGCGGAAAGGGTTCCTTTCGGGCGGGACAGACTGACCGCAATGGTCGAACTGGCTGGAAGAGGAATCAGAAAGTTGACGGAAGTTCAGAGAGAGATCCTGGGAGGACAGATCTGA
- a CDS encoding N-acetylmuramoyl-L-alanine amidase has product MIDPSHGGPDRGVKFSDEFYEKDVTLAIALMIQKELASTPAIRVQLTRDTDRELNIQEREQIVRRAAPDVFISLHINAGFGKKASGFEIYFPGFKGQTQGDSGDSSVILKDMQRNKYLNDSVRLAYILQKNLEQVFPRKGRGLREAPVPIIEGIAKPALVIELGFVSNPEDRKKITERDIQSSIADAISRSIKELY; this is encoded by the coding sequence ATGATTGATCCCTCCCATGGTGGTCCAGACCGGGGCGTCAAATTTTCTGATGAATTCTATGAAAAAGATGTGACCCTTGCCATTGCCCTGATGATTCAAAAGGAACTCGCGTCGACACCGGCAATCCGTGTTCAGCTTACTCGAGACACAGACAGGGAACTGAATATTCAGGAAAGAGAACAGATCGTTCGCAGGGCGGCTCCTGATGTGTTTATCAGCCTCCACATCAACGCGGGATTTGGGAAAAAGGCATCGGGTTTTGAAATTTATTTTCCCGGATTCAAAGGACAGACGCAGGGCGACTCAGGGGATTCTTCCGTAATCCTGAAAGATATGCAACGGAATAAATACCTTAATGACAGTGTCCGTCTTGCCTATATCCTGCAGAAGAATCTGGAACAGGTGTTTCCGCGGAAGGGCAGGGGGCTCCGAGAAGCACCAGTTCCCATAATTGAAGGCATAGCCAAACCGGCACTGGTTATTGAGCTGGGTTTCGTTTCCAATCCGGAGGACCGGAAAAAGATCACTGAAAGGGATATCCAATCTTCTATTGCCGACGCGATCAGCAGGAGCATAAAAGAACTTTACTGA
- the guaB gene encoding IMP dehydrogenase, translating to MLDDHVRQAFTFDDLLLLPSESQILPRDADLSTWLTNRIALKIPIVAAAMDTVTESATAICLAREGGIGIIHRNMSIERQVLEVDKVKKSESGMIVDPITIEPEQKVSEALDLMHRYKISGVPVVKNKKLVGILTNRDLRFEENLHQPVSNVMTRENLVTVSANISLEESKRLLHKHRIEKLLVVDESYNLKGLITIKDIEKIKKYPNACKDSLGRLRAGAAVGILDREARVDALLNAGVDVIVIDTSHGHSKGVLDAVRDTKSNFPNCELVAGNVATAEGAQALIDAGVDAVKVGVGPGSICTTRIIAGVGVPQITAIADAYRVCARNNIPVIADGGIKFSGDIVKALAAGAHSVMIGGLFAGTEESPGETILFQGRSYKVYRGMGSLEAMKMGSRDRYYQDDIESNLKLVPEGIEGRVPFRGSLSASIHQLKGGVLAGMGYVGCRTIKELREKARFTKITSAGLRESHVHDVIITKEAPNYWLD from the coding sequence ATGTTAGATGATCATGTAAGACAAGCATTCACATTTGATGATTTACTGCTTTTACCGTCGGAATCACAAATACTCCCTCGTGATGCAGACCTTTCGACGTGGCTTACGAATCGGATAGCCCTGAAAATACCAATCGTTGCGGCTGCAATGGATACGGTCACAGAGTCTGCCACAGCCATTTGCCTCGCCCGCGAGGGGGGGATCGGTATTATTCACCGCAATATGAGCATTGAAAGGCAGGTCCTTGAAGTCGACAAGGTTAAAAAGTCGGAGAGCGGAATGATTGTCGATCCGATTACCATCGAACCCGAACAGAAAGTCAGTGAAGCCCTTGATTTGATGCATCGCTACAAAATATCCGGTGTCCCCGTGGTTAAAAATAAAAAACTTGTGGGTATTCTGACAAACCGTGATCTGCGCTTCGAAGAGAATCTGCATCAGCCGGTATCAAACGTCATGACCAGGGAAAATCTGGTGACGGTGTCCGCCAACATCTCTCTGGAAGAATCCAAAAGACTGCTTCATAAACATCGGATTGAAAAACTTCTGGTGGTTGATGAATCCTATAACCTGAAAGGCTTGATAACGATCAAGGATATTGAAAAGATCAAAAAATATCCCAATGCCTGTAAAGATTCCCTCGGACGGCTGCGAGCGGGGGCAGCCGTAGGAATCCTGGACCGGGAAGCACGGGTTGACGCCCTGTTGAATGCTGGTGTGGATGTGATTGTAATCGATACCTCTCATGGTCACTCAAAAGGTGTTCTCGACGCAGTGAGGGATACAAAGAGCAATTTCCCCAATTGTGAACTGGTCGCGGGCAATGTAGCCACCGCAGAGGGAGCGCAGGCCCTGATCGACGCGGGTGTCGATGCCGTGAAGGTTGGCGTGGGACCCGGATCCATCTGCACGACGCGCATCATCGCCGGTGTAGGGGTTCCTCAAATCACCGCAATCGCGGACGCATACAGGGTATGTGCCCGCAATAATATCCCGGTTATCGCCGATGGTGGGATAAAATTCTCCGGAGACATCGTTAAAGCGCTCGCCGCGGGAGCCCATTCCGTCATGATCGGCGGTCTTTTCGCGGGAACCGAAGAAAGTCCCGGAGAAACCATCCTGTTTCAGGGGAGAAGTTATAAGGTCTATCGCGGCATGGGATCGCTTGAAGCCATGAAAATGGGCAGTCGGGATCGTTATTACCAGGACGATATAGAAAGCAACCTGAAGCTCGTTCCTGAAGGCATAGAGGGCAGGGTGCCTTTTCGAGGCTCATTGTCCGCAAGTATCCACCAATTGAAAGGCGGAGTCCTGGCCGGCATGGGTTATGTGGGATGCCGGACAATAAAGGAACTGAGGGAGAAAGCGCGCTTCACAAAGATTACATCGGCAGGCCTTCGGGAAAGCCATGTCCATGACGTGATCATTACAAAGGAAGCACCTAATTACTGGCTTGATTGA
- a CDS encoding RelA/SpoT family protein produces MLRITDILDKTQEYLTPIEQELIEKAYIFSASVHQGQVRLSGEPYMTHPMEVAGILSDMELDAATIATGLLHDTVEDTLTTLEQIEELFGKDVAFLVDGLTKISKITFSSQEERQAENFRKMILAMSADIRILLVRLADRIHNMRTLEFHTPERQKYIAKETMELYAPLANRLGIYRMQVELEDIAFRYLDYESYANLSRRIALKREKRDEYTEEVKSIIQAKLDEYGMKGVVEGRAKHFWSIHKKMHEQKINFDEVYDLTAFRIILDSDKEKDCYEALSIVHSLWIPVPRRFKDYIAMPKANNYRSLHTTVIGPYGQRVEVQIRTREMHEWAEEGIAAHWRYKEKRSLPGDDEEQIRKLRELLEVQQELKNPREFMSNLKLALFPDEVYVFTPGGDVRSFPKGATPIDFAYSIHTDVGHQCIGAKVNRSIVPLKYELKNGDIVEIITQAGHHPSKDWLKHTVTSRARSKIKNWVKAEESKKSISLGKDLLEKEFRKHSLKFSSIVKSDEIRDLYNELSVNSLDDLLALVGYGRVSAKRIVNYFVHEEIGVSEKPPDETISRKGKRDASQGISITGIEDIMVRFAKCCDPIPGDEIVGYISRGRGVAIHTVDCERLQELDSERIIDVSWSAKASQTYSVNMVVTCKDQKGILAEISSAISSLDVNISSARVETRKDGRVICFFRIDVTGLRQLNALTSAIKQLKDVISVERVHQTKEQPRPSD; encoded by the coding sequence ATGCTCAGGATTACAGATATCCTCGATAAAACACAGGAATATCTTACTCCCATAGAACAGGAGTTGATTGAAAAGGCCTATATCTTTTCGGCATCCGTCCATCAGGGGCAGGTGCGTCTCTCCGGCGAGCCCTATATGACCCATCCCATGGAGGTTGCAGGCATTCTGTCTGACATGGAACTTGATGCGGCGACTATAGCAACGGGACTTCTGCACGACACCGTGGAAGACACCCTGACAACTCTTGAACAGATCGAAGAGCTCTTTGGGAAAGATGTCGCGTTCCTTGTCGACGGACTGACAAAGATCAGCAAGATTACCTTCAGCAGTCAGGAAGAACGTCAGGCGGAAAATTTTCGCAAGATGATTCTGGCCATGTCAGCGGATATTAGAATTCTCCTTGTGCGTCTGGCGGATCGTATCCACAACATGAGAACCCTCGAGTTTCATACACCTGAAAGACAGAAGTATATAGCAAAAGAAACCATGGAGTTATATGCACCTTTGGCCAATCGTCTGGGCATCTATCGAATGCAGGTTGAACTTGAAGACATTGCGTTCCGTTACCTGGATTACGAATCATACGCAAATCTGTCTCGGCGCATTGCGTTGAAGCGGGAAAAAAGAGATGAGTATACCGAGGAAGTCAAAAGCATAATTCAGGCAAAACTCGATGAGTACGGCATGAAAGGCGTCGTTGAAGGAAGGGCAAAGCATTTCTGGAGTATTCACAAGAAGATGCATGAGCAGAAAATCAATTTTGACGAGGTTTATGATTTGACTGCCTTCCGCATCATTCTGGATTCCGACAAGGAAAAAGATTGTTACGAAGCCCTCAGCATCGTTCATTCTCTGTGGATCCCGGTACCCAGAAGGTTTAAGGATTATATCGCCATGCCGAAGGCGAACAACTATCGTTCACTTCATACGACCGTCATCGGCCCCTATGGCCAGCGGGTGGAAGTCCAAATCCGAACGAGGGAAATGCATGAGTGGGCGGAGGAGGGGATCGCCGCTCATTGGCGATATAAGGAAAAACGATCGCTTCCAGGGGATGACGAGGAACAGATTCGAAAACTTCGCGAGTTGCTGGAAGTTCAGCAGGAGTTGAAGAACCCTCGTGAGTTCATGTCAAATCTCAAACTGGCGTTGTTTCCGGATGAAGTTTATGTTTTTACGCCTGGGGGAGATGTCAGGTCATTCCCCAAAGGGGCCACGCCGATTGATTTTGCCTACAGCATCCATACCGATGTGGGACACCAGTGCATCGGTGCGAAGGTCAATCGGAGTATCGTTCCCCTTAAATATGAACTTAAAAATGGAGATATCGTTGAGATTATCACTCAGGCTGGCCATCATCCCAGCAAAGACTGGCTGAAGCACACGGTAACCTCCAGGGCAAGATCGAAAATCAAGAACTGGGTCAAGGCGGAAGAAAGCAAAAAAAGCATCTCCCTTGGAAAGGATCTTCTGGAAAAAGAGTTCAGAAAACATTCACTTAAATTCAGCTCGATCGTCAAATCTGATGAAATCCGCGATCTCTATAATGAATTATCTGTCAATTCACTGGATGATCTTCTGGCCCTTGTGGGATACGGCCGAGTTTCCGCGAAACGGATCGTTAATTATTTTGTCCACGAAGAGATCGGTGTCAGTGAAAAACCTCCTGACGAAACCATATCCAGGAAAGGTAAAAGAGACGCCTCTCAAGGGATTTCCATAACCGGTATTGAAGATATCATGGTGCGGTTTGCCAAATGCTGTGACCCGATCCCCGGTGATGAGATCGTCGGGTACATATCGAGAGGGCGAGGCGTAGCCATTCATACCGTTGATTGTGAACGGTTGCAGGAACTGGATTCAGAACGGATCATCGATGTCTCCTGGAGTGCAAAAGCCAGTCAGACCTACTCCGTAAATATGGTCGTCACCTGTAAGGACCAGAAAGGTATTCTGGCGGAAATCAGTTCAGCCATTTCATCACTGGATGTCAATATCAGCTCGGCGAGGGTTGAAACCCGAAAGGATGGTCGAGTCATTTGTTTTTTCCGGATCGATGTGACCGGGTTGAGACAGTTGAATGCCCTCACTTCAGCAATCAAACAGCTCAAAGATGTCATTTCTGTGGAGAGGGTTCATCAGACTAAAGAGCAACCCCGGCCATCCGATTAA
- a CDS encoding XTP/dITP diphosphatase — protein sequence MRKKVVFASRNEGKIGEVRAILEGLDIDLVSLAEYDHVPEVIEDGSSFFENALKKAKTISEFTGETALADDSGLEIAALNGQPGIYSSRFAGEDADDDRNIDKVLDLLANTPLKNRTAAFRCSIVLYSPEGSYEAFEGRWDGLISEARQGSGGFGYDPIFYVPEFKKTVAQLTSQEKNRLSHRAKALFALKESLRTRLELNKRSL from the coding sequence CTGAGAAAAAAAGTCGTTTTCGCATCCCGCAATGAAGGAAAGATCGGGGAAGTACGTGCAATCCTTGAAGGTCTTGATATCGATCTGGTTTCATTGGCAGAGTATGACCATGTCCCAGAGGTCATTGAGGATGGGTCTTCTTTTTTTGAAAATGCTCTGAAGAAAGCAAAAACGATTTCCGAATTTACGGGTGAAACAGCACTGGCTGACGATTCCGGTCTGGAAATCGCTGCCTTGAATGGTCAACCTGGAATTTACTCCTCCCGTTTTGCCGGTGAAGATGCCGACGATGATCGTAACATTGATAAAGTTTTGGATTTATTGGCAAATACTCCCTTGAAGAATAGGACCGCAGCTTTCCGGTGCTCGATAGTTTTGTATTCTCCTGAAGGAAGCTATGAAGCTTTTGAGGGTCGATGGGACGGTCTGATCAGCGAAGCCCGCCAGGGAAGCGGCGGATTCGGTTACGATCCGATATTTTATGTCCCGGAATTCAAAAAAACCGTAGCACAGTTGACGTCACAGGAAAAGAATCGCTTGAGTCACCGGGCAAAAGCCCTTTTCGCACTGAAGGAGAGCTTGCGGACTCGATTGGAACTGAATAAAAGAAGTTTGTAA
- a CDS encoding proline--tRNA ligase: MRYSEMFLPTEREIPSDAEVVSHQLMLRAGMIRKLSAGIYSYLPLGYRVLRKVEQIIREEMNRAGAQEVYLPMVQPAELWQESGRWEHYGKELLRFRDRHDREYCLGPTHEEVITDLVRHEIKTYRQLPKNLYQIQTKFRDEIRPRFGVMRGREFGMKDAYSFDADEEGAEISYQKMFEAYKRIFARCGLRFRPVEADSGTIGGSFSHEFMVMADSGEDGLVFCATCSYAANLEKAEVHPPEKMEISNDEMLLLTEVHTPNARTIDEVCAFLNVTPQEIVKTLIFNADGNPVAVLVRGDEEVNEIKVKNYLKCQELELAMDDMIQDVTGAPRGFAGAIGIKKARILADYSLLNMKNVVMGANKEDYHLRNVNEGRDFQISAFADLKVARETDSCPRCQGALKFARGIEVGHVFKLGTKYSKAMGASYLDKNGKEQIMIMGCYGIGTGRTVAACIEQNHDENGIVWPMPISPYQVIITPVNMNDKALAETAERLYESLAGKGAEVLLDDRDERAGVKFKDADLIGIPIRVTVGPKKLAEGKVEVRLRDTGETSDVQVDSVEKMILRVIEGKMSESYLIF, translated from the coding sequence ATGCGATATTCGGAAATGTTCCTGCCTACAGAACGGGAAATACCTTCAGATGCAGAGGTTGTCAGTCACCAGCTCATGCTCAGGGCGGGGATGATCAGAAAATTGTCAGCAGGAATATACTCCTATCTTCCACTTGGTTACCGGGTTCTTCGCAAGGTGGAACAGATTATCAGAGAGGAAATGAACCGGGCGGGCGCTCAGGAAGTATATCTGCCTATGGTTCAGCCGGCGGAACTCTGGCAGGAGTCGGGACGCTGGGAACATTATGGAAAGGAACTTCTGCGCTTCCGGGATCGGCATGATCGGGAGTATTGTCTGGGTCCCACTCATGAAGAAGTCATTACGGATCTGGTCCGTCATGAAATCAAGACGTACCGGCAGCTTCCCAAAAACCTTTACCAGATCCAGACCAAATTCCGGGATGAGATTCGTCCCCGTTTCGGAGTGATGCGCGGTCGGGAATTCGGAATGAAAGACGCGTACAGTTTCGATGCCGATGAAGAAGGAGCAGAAATCAGCTATCAGAAGATGTTTGAAGCCTATAAACGAATCTTCGCCCGCTGCGGTCTTCGCTTTCGTCCAGTCGAAGCGGATTCGGGGACGATTGGAGGAAGCTTTTCCCACGAATTCATGGTGATGGCCGATTCAGGCGAAGACGGACTGGTATTCTGCGCAACATGCTCTTATGCGGCCAACCTGGAAAAGGCAGAGGTCCATCCTCCAGAAAAGATGGAAATCTCCAATGATGAAATGCTGCTGCTGACGGAGGTTCATACGCCCAATGCGCGGACAATTGACGAAGTCTGTGCGTTTCTTAATGTGACGCCGCAGGAGATTGTCAAGACGCTGATTTTCAATGCAGACGGAAATCCTGTAGCTGTTCTGGTTCGCGGAGATGAAGAGGTCAACGAGATCAAGGTCAAGAATTATCTCAAATGCCAGGAGCTTGAACTGGCCATGGATGACATGATTCAGGACGTCACGGGCGCCCCGCGCGGGTTTGCCGGGGCCATCGGCATAAAAAAGGCCAGAATTCTGGCGGATTATTCGCTGCTGAACATGAAAAACGTCGTCATGGGCGCCAACAAAGAAGACTATCACCTGCGGAATGTCAACGAAGGCCGAGATTTCCAGATATCGGCTTTTGCGGATCTGAAGGTTGCCAGGGAAACGGATTCCTGCCCACGCTGCCAGGGGGCGCTTAAATTCGCCAGGGGAATCGAAGTCGGACATGTATTCAAACTGGGAACAAAATACAGCAAGGCCATGGGGGCTTCCTATCTGGATAAAAATGGAAAAGAGCAGATCATGATCATGGGTTGTTACGGGATTGGCACCGGCCGGACCGTGGCGGCCTGCATTGAACAGAACCACGACGAGAACGGCATTGTCTGGCCGATGCCGATCTCCCCTTATCAGGTGATCATCACACCGGTAAACATGAATGATAAGGCCCTCGCCGAGACAGCGGAACGTCTCTATGAAAGTCTGGCCGGCAAGGGCGCGGAAGTGCTTCTCGATGACCGGGACGAACGGGCCGGCGTCAAATTCAAGGATGCAGACCTCATCGGAATACCGATCCGAGTGACGGTCGGGCCCAAAAAACTGGCCGAAGGTAAAGTGGAGGTTCGTTTGCGGGATACAGGCGAGACATCCGATGTCCAGGTGGATTCCGTTGAAAAGATGATCCTTCGCGTCATTGAAGGAAAAATGAGCGAATCATATTTAATCTTTTGA
- a CDS encoding DUF1285 domain-containing protein, translating to MTEDLKNEIPSIDIRIDKDGVWYYKGNEMIRKDILELFFQSLDIDQQGRYLIKKDQETFYIEVEDVPFTVISIEPASNEKEGAMSFNILLSDQSVEKLDPTTLRQGEENVLYCSIKNKRFEARFTRKSYYQLAEYIQYDRENDRYFITINDSRYNISSK from the coding sequence ATGACTGAGGATTTAAAAAATGAAATCCCTTCGATAGATATCAGGATAGACAAAGACGGTGTCTGGTACTACAAAGGAAACGAAATGATCCGAAAGGACATTCTGGAGTTGTTCTTTCAGAGTCTGGATATTGACCAGCAGGGAAGATATCTGATCAAGAAAGACCAAGAGACTTTTTATATTGAGGTTGAGGATGTTCCTTTCACGGTCATATCCATAGAACCTGCATCCAATGAAAAAGAGGGAGCCATGAGTTTCAATATCCTTCTTTCTGATCAGAGCGTCGAAAAACTGGATCCGACCACGTTGCGTCAGGGAGAGGAAAACGTTCTTTATTGCTCAATTAAAAACAAACGCTTCGAAGCCCGTTTTACAAGAAAAAGTTATTACCAGCTTGCAGAATATATTCAATATGATAGAGAAAACGATCGTTATTTCATAACCATCAATGACAGTCGTTACAACATTTCATCGAAGTAA
- the dtd gene encoding D-aminoacyl-tRNA deacylase — protein sequence MRAVVQRVDKAIVKVNDRIVSDISKGMLVFLGIEKGDDFSDADFLLEKVINLRIFEDEEGKMNRSLSDISGEMLVVSQFTLLGDCRKGRRPSFTSAEDPERSNILYSHFINQASERIPVVKSGIFQAMMKVSLVNDGPVTMLLDSKRLF from the coding sequence GTGAGGGCGGTTGTTCAACGAGTCGATAAAGCCATTGTTAAAGTAAATGATCGGATTGTTTCCGATATTTCAAAGGGGATGCTTGTTTTCCTCGGCATCGAGAAGGGGGATGACTTCTCCGATGCGGATTTCCTTCTGGAGAAAGTGATTAATTTAAGAATCTTCGAAGATGAAGAGGGAAAGATGAACCGTTCTTTGTCAGACATTTCCGGGGAAATGCTTGTCGTTTCGCAATTTACACTTCTTGGAGATTGCCGAAAGGGCAGGCGGCCATCCTTTACATCCGCGGAAGACCCGGAACGGTCAAATATTCTTTATTCGCATTTCATTAATCAGGCATCGGAACGGATCCCTGTGGTCAAGTCAGGAATATTTCAGGCGATGATGAAGGTCAGTCTGGTCAATGACGGACCGGTAACAATGCTTCTTGACAGTAAAAGGCTTTTTTAA